Sequence from the Methanococcoides methylutens genome:
ACCGGCATTCTTTATCGCTTGCTCGATACCTGCACATCCACCCAGGACGATCAAGTCGGCAAGCGAAACCTTCTTCCCGCCTGACTGAGCGTTGTTGAACTCCTTTTGGATTTCCTCAAGGGTCTCAAGCACAGTCGCAAGTTGTTCAGGCTGGTTGACCTCCCAATCCTTTTGTGGTGCAAGGCGAATGCGAGCCCCATTCGCCCCACCGCGCTTGTCGGAGCCGCGGAACGTGGAAGCCGATGCCCAGGCGGTCGAGACCAGTTGAGAGACAGACAGTCCCGAGGCAAGGATCTTGCTCTTGAGGTCTGCGATATCCTGTGCGTCGATAAGCTCATGATCCACTGCAGGAATCGGGTCCTGCCAGATCAGTTCCTCTTCCGGTACCTCCGGGCCTAGATAGCGCGAGCGGGGCCCCATATCGCGGTGAGTCAGCTTGAACCAGGCGCGTGCGAAGGCATCCGCGAACTCTTCCGGGTTCTCGTGAAAGCGCTTTGCAATCGGTTTATAGATCGGATCCATTCTCAGCGAGAGGTCCGCAGTGGTCATTATGGGTGGTTGTCGTCTGGAAGGATCCTGTGCACCCGGTACGGCCTTCGCTGCAACCGGATCGGAGGGAACCCACTGGTAAGCTCCAGCAGGGCTTTTGACCAGATTCCAATCGTAGCCGAACAGGGTATCGAAATAGCCCATGTCCCATTTGGTCGGGGTCGGGTTCCAGGCACCTTCAATGCCACTGCTGATCGTATCGTCGCCCTTACCGCTGCCGAAGCTACTCTTCCAGCCGAGTCCCTGCTCTTCGATGGGGGCGCCCTCCGGCTCTGGTCCCACATGTGCTGCATCGCCAGCTCCATGGCACTTACCGAACGTGTGACCACCGGCGACCAAAGCGACGGTCTCTTCGTCATTCATGGCCATGCGCGCGAAGGTCTCTCGGACGTCACGGCCGGAGGCTACTGCATCCGGTTCGCCGTTCGGTCCTTCCGGGTTCACGTAGATGAGTCCCATCTGCACGGCGGCAAGGGGATTTTCGAGCTCCCGATCACCGGAGTAGCGCTTGTCGTCAAGCCACTCACTCTCGGTTCCCCAGTTAATATCTTCTTCCGGCTCCCATATGTCTTCGCGTCCGCCACCGAAGCCGAAGGTCTTGAATCCCATGGACTCAAGTGCGCAGTTACCGGCGAGGATCATCAGGTCGGCCCAGGAGATCTTTCTGCCATATTTTTGCTTGATCGGCCAGAGCAAACGGCGTGCCTTGTCGAGGTTCACATTGTCCGGCCAGCTGTTGAGAGGCGCAAAGCGCTGGTTGCCTGCCCCTCCGCCCCCCCGGCCATCGCCCATGCGGTAGGTACCTGCGCTGTGCCATGCCATCCGGATGAAGAGCCCTCCGTAGTTACCGTAATCGGCCGGCCACCAGTCCTGCGAGTCGGTCATCAGTGCATTGAGGTCTTTTTTCAGAGCCTCCAGGTCGAGTTTCTTGAATTCCTCAGCGTAGTTGAACTCTTCGCCCATCGGATTGGATCTGGAAGAATGCTGGTGCAGAATGTTAAGGTTCAACTGATTCGGCCACCAGTCCCGGATCGACGTGGCACCGCCTGCAGTGGATCCCATTCCCGGCTTCTTGTTATCTTCATTCATAATGTTTTCTCCTTTGTTTATCTTTCTTAACTGCTTACGTTGGTGTAGCAAGATGTAGCTGGAGATCTCTCTCATGCTTCGCCTTTTTTGAAAGAATAATATGATCTCGAAATCTTCCGTTTTTTTCGAGTATATATGGTGAGCAAACCGATGCTCACCGCTCATAGTATTCAGTAATTTTTCGCTTTCGAATTTCTAATGTTCAGACAGTTTGCCCCCAATTGTCTGATACAAAATTTATGCTTACATCTTATTTATCTATTCTGTAAGCAGGGTCTGGCAATAAACTCTGTAAGCTATATTGATGTCGATTATTTGTAGTTTTTAATATGTGGCGGATTGCTACACTGAAAGCTGGCCAATAATCTCTTTGTATTGTCTATTAAGAAAATGCATTGGTTTTGCAATAAAACCTATATTATCAAATTCAAAAAAAGAAAGTTTCAGAAAGCCCCTAAGAGCCTCTGTGCCCACTTGAGCTTCTTTTCCTTCATAGGCGTAACATCCTTGTCATAGAAATCAAAACCAACAAGGGTTATGCTTTCAGCATTGAACTCGGACGCAAGGAAGACGCATCTGTCTCCGTCTGTGAAACCACCGAAGTTGTGGATGTTTGCAAAAGGTGCTGCCTGGGTGGTGCCGATAACGTTTCTGAACTGTGGCACGTATCTTAGCAGTTTTTCAGTATTGTCGCCATGTGCATGGATGACCATTATTGAACCTTTCTGGTTTGCCTGGATCTCTTTTTCCACATCACCATCAAGGTCTGTTACAATTACATGTGGGACAATACCCTTATCAACCAGGGGTGCTGTGGCGCCGTCGGCTGCTATGATCACGTAGTCTTCTACGTTGACCTCCTTCAGGTCGATCAGAAGCTTTGGCGCATTGCCACAAACAAGGACGTCCTTTCCGCTGATAAGCTCCTCAAGTGTGTTCGTATCAGCAGTACCTGATCCTATCAATAGATTGGAAAGGAGGATGGCGGAATTCTCATCATCCTCCCTGGAGAAGCCGAAATCCTCAAGAATCGCTTCATAGATCGGCTCCCACTTTTTAAAATCCATGATTCTCCCTCGGTTTCATTCTTCCTTTGAGATTGCAATGTGCATTGGAATACCTTCGACATTCCAGTCCTTTGCAAGCTCACCGGTGGTATCGACATCTAAACCGATCACAAGAACCTTTGCACGCACTTCCTTTGCGATGTAGTTCTCAAAGTCAAGTACAAGGTCAAGAACCCTTTCATCATCGATCTGGATGTGTGCCTTTATGCTGTCATCAACATCGAGGTCAAGCTCCTTGCGCATGTCCTGTATCCTGCGGATAACTTCCCTTGAGTATCCTTCGGATTCGATCTCGCGGGTAAGGTTTGCATCCACAAAGACTACTCCGCCTGCAAATTCAGCACTTGCTACAGCTTCCGGAAGGGTTTCGCTGAAGTTAACCATCTTTTCTGTGATGGTGATATTTGTGCCATCTGCAAGAGGTATCTCCATTTCTCCGTCTGCAAGTCCCTTCTTTAGTTCCATGTCATCCATTGAAGCGATCGCTGCATTCACCTTGCCGGCATCTCCCTTGAAGACAGGTCCGATTGCTCCGGGGTTTGGTGCAGCCTCGACTCCGAGTTCCTTCCAGCTTTCGCCTATCTCAATAAGTTCGATATACTTGGCGTTGGTCTGATCCATGAGAACATAGCGAAGTTGTTCAACGGCTGCAACGGTGTTCTCATCGGTAGGGCTGACCACGATACGTGATACAGGCCATCTGAGCTTGCGTCCAACCTTCTGGCGTGCATTTGATGAGGATTCTACCATGGAGCGTACCGCTTTCATATGTGCTTCAAGGTCAGTGTCCACAAGTGCCTCGTTGACAGTTGGCCAGTCGCAAAGGTGGATGGTTGCAGGAGCATTCTCATCGACATTCCTTACAAGGTTCTGGTACATCTCTTCTGCAAGGTGTGGCATGAATGGTGCGATCACCTTTGCAGTTGTCACGAATACATCGTAAAGCACCCTGTAAACTGCAAGCTTGTCAGGATCGTTTGCTTCGGTCCATGTCCTTGGCCTGATAAGCTGGATATACCATCTTGAAAGGTCCTCAAGAACGAATTCATTAACAGCACGCATTGCCTTGTGCAATAATCTCTCATCCATTGCCTTGTTGACATCCGCAATGACGGATTGCATGCGTGAAAGGATCCACTTGTCCTCGCTTCTTAAGTGTGCTTCAACGGATTCGTAGGAAACTTCCTGTGGGTCGAATTTGTCAAGTGCCATGTATGGAAGCGGGAAACGATAGACATTCCACAGAATGTTGTTTGTCCTGTGTATGGTTGCGATCTCGTCCCAGTTGAACTTCAGATCTTCCCATGGTGCGCTGGAGGCCAGTACATATGCCCTTAGGGTGTCAGCACCGAATTTTTCGATTACCTCAGCAGGTTGTATGACGTTACCAATGCTCTTTGACATCTTCTTTCCGCTGCCATCAAGGGTAAAACCGTGCATCAGCACGTTCTTGTATGGTGCTTTGCCAAATGCTACCATGCTGGCGCCAAGTTGTGAATAGAACCATCCGCGGGTCTGGTCGTGTCCCTCGGTGATAAAGTCAGCAGGCCACCACTCATCGAACTGTTCCTTTGTTTGCGGGAATCTGAGTGTAGCCCAGGATGCCACTGCAGAGTCGAACCATACGTCGAAAACATCTTCCACACGTTTCATGGTGCCGCCACAGTCACAGGGTATGGTGATCTTGTCAACATACGGTCTGTGCAATTCAATATCTGCATCTGCACCTGAACGCTCTACAAGCTCTTCCTTTGTGCCGATCACATCGATCTTTGCACACTTTGAACATTTCCATACAGGAATTGGGATACCCCAGTAGCGCTGCCTGGAGATACACCAGTCACGTGCACCTTCGATCCAGTCCTTGAACCTTGCAGAACCTGCCCAGTCGGGTGTCCAGTTGACCTTCTTGATCTCTTCAAGCATAGCTTCTTTGAGATCACCGATCTTCAGGAACCACTGTTCGGTTGCAAGGTATATGATGGGGGTCTTACATCTCCAGCAGTGACCATATCTGTGGCTGATGGTCTTCTCGGAGATAAGCAGTCCTTTCTCGAGGAGGTCATCCATAACAACGCGGTTTGCGTCACGGATGTTCATGCCGGCGTATTTTCCTGCTTCATCTGTGTAGCTACCGTTTGAACCAACAGGGCAGAAGATAGGCAGGTTGTTCTTGACACCGACTTCGAAATCGTCAACACCATGTCCGGGAGCAATGTGGACACAACCGGTGTTCTCTGCTGTAACATAATCTGCATTGTAAACTTTGTGTTCGATCTCTGCCTGAAGTGGCACGAGGTCTGCAAGAGGATGTTCATAGGCCATGCCTGCAACATCTTCTCCGCTCATGGTCTCAAGGATCTCGTAGTTTGCGTACCTTCCTATTCTTAGTACGTTCTCTACAAGTTCAGTAGCCATTATCAGTGTTTCAGTGTCACCTTCGGCGTTGTATGCTTTTACTCTTGCATACTCGAACTCCGGGTGTACTGCCACAGCAATGTTGGATGGAATTGTCCACGGGGTGGTGGTCCATATAACGATGAATGCATTCTCTTCATCTTTTAATTTGAACTTGATGTAGATCGAAGGATCGTCGCGGTCCTCATATTCGACCTCAGCATCA
This genomic interval carries:
- the ileS gene encoding isoleucine--tRNA ligase codes for the protein MIKEVTDQYNANEIEMKVHEFWEANNAYRAVREHRKGAKKFYFVDGPPYTTGHIHLGTAWNKIIKDSILRYMSMNNHDILDRAGWDMHGLPIEVKVEGALGFESKKDIEAYGVGNFIEKCKEFALRQKDDMTGQFRTLGAWLDWEDPYMTLKDEYIEAAWWTLKQAQEKNLLDTGKRVVNWCPRCETAIADAEVEYEDRDDPSIYIKFKLKDEENAFIVIWTTTPWTIPSNIAVAVHPEFEYARVKAYNAEGDTETLIMATELVENVLRIGRYANYEILETMSGEDVAGMAYEHPLADLVPLQAEIEHKVYNADYVTAENTGCVHIAPGHGVDDFEVGVKNNLPIFCPVGSNGSYTDEAGKYAGMNIRDANRVVMDDLLEKGLLISEKTISHRYGHCWRCKTPIIYLATEQWFLKIGDLKEAMLEEIKKVNWTPDWAGSARFKDWIEGARDWCISRQRYWGIPIPVWKCSKCAKIDVIGTKEELVERSGADADIELHRPYVDKITIPCDCGGTMKRVEDVFDVWFDSAVASWATLRFPQTKEQFDEWWPADFITEGHDQTRGWFYSQLGASMVAFGKAPYKNVLMHGFTLDGSGKKMSKSIGNVIQPAEVIEKFGADTLRAYVLASSAPWEDLKFNWDEIATIHRTNNILWNVYRFPLPYMALDKFDPQEVSYESVEAHLRSEDKWILSRMQSVIADVNKAMDERLLHKAMRAVNEFVLEDLSRWYIQLIRPRTWTEANDPDKLAVYRVLYDVFVTTAKVIAPFMPHLAEEMYQNLVRNVDENAPATIHLCDWPTVNEALVDTDLEAHMKAVRSMVESSSNARQKVGRKLRWPVSRIVVSPTDENTVAAVEQLRYVLMDQTNAKYIELIEIGESWKELGVEAAPNPGAIGPVFKGDAGKVNAAIASMDDMELKKGLADGEMEIPLADGTNITITEKMVNFSETLPEAVASAEFAGGVVFVDANLTREIESEGYSREVIRRIQDMRKELDLDVDDSIKAHIQIDDERVLDLVLDFENYIAKEVRAKVLVIGLDVDTTGELAKDWNVEGIPMHIAISKEE
- the katG gene encoding catalase/peroxidase HPI, which produces MNEDNKKPGMGSTAGGATSIRDWWPNQLNLNILHQHSSRSNPMGEEFNYAEEFKKLDLEALKKDLNALMTDSQDWWPADYGNYGGLFIRMAWHSAGTYRMGDGRGGGGAGNQRFAPLNSWPDNVNLDKARRLLWPIKQKYGRKISWADLMILAGNCALESMGFKTFGFGGGREDIWEPEEDINWGTESEWLDDKRYSGDRELENPLAAVQMGLIYVNPEGPNGEPDAVASGRDVRETFARMAMNDEETVALVAGGHTFGKCHGAGDAAHVGPEPEGAPIEEQGLGWKSSFGSGKGDDTISSGIEGAWNPTPTKWDMGYFDTLFGYDWNLVKSPAGAYQWVPSDPVAAKAVPGAQDPSRRQPPIMTTADLSLRMDPIYKPIAKRFHENPEEFADAFARAWFKLTHRDMGPRSRYLGPEVPEEELIWQDPIPAVDHELIDAQDIADLKSKILASGLSVSQLVSTAWASASTFRGSDKRGGANGARIRLAPQKDWEVNQPEQLATVLETLEEIQKEFNNAQSGGKKVSLADLIVLGGCAGIEQAIKNAGHDVTVPFTPGRTDASDEQTDIVSFGVLEPKADGFRNYQKTKYAVSAEELLVDRAQLLTLTAPEMTALIGGMRVLNTNIGQSQHGVFTKRPETLTNDFFVNLLDMNTEWKATSDDVFEGRDRTAGELKWIGTRVDLIFGSNSRLRALSEVYGCEDSQEKFLNDFVAVWNKVMNLDRFDLA
- a CDS encoding 6-hydroxymethylpterin diphosphokinase MptE-like protein; amino-acid sequence: MDFKKWEPIYEAILEDFGFSREDDENSAILLSNLLIGSGTADTNTLEELISGKDVLVCGNAPKLLIDLKEVNVEDYVIIAADGATAPLVDKGIVPHVIVTDLDGDVEKEIQANQKGSIMVIHAHGDNTEKLLRYVPQFRNVIGTTQAAPFANIHNFGGFTDGDRCVFLASEFNAESITLVGFDFYDKDVTPMKEKKLKWAQRLLGAF